One genomic window of Corticium candelabrum chromosome 9, ooCorCand1.1, whole genome shotgun sequence includes the following:
- the LOC134184255 gene encoding gamma-aminobutyric acid type B receptor subunit 2-like has translation MDVLWRFLCLCAIAICRVKCKKPLFVGVLLPSKPNPSVYSRLTAPAVQLAAHHINASPDILPDYEIVLDFKDSECNIGLAGYQLYRLLSGTNERKVALIGEACSTVTQPLAQISQYWNIPQFNFLSTSPALDNTIVYPHYYHVLPSEDGLNPSRAAMMRKLGWSHSLILVEPSHLFDLNAKNLRNEMIDLELSRPEILVLSDDFQDTIEHIKEEDVRILFGLFYEETGRQAICSLLKAGIHAPEYVWVFVGWYHAIDWYLDNTTNCTRKEMAAAVNGHFTVDFAQLRPDHEQILPTGKTVEEVGREFQRQLNHSTNTPISASFQQYSAYGYDLTVALGLLFDKVVKQLVNQNKTEKLHNFNYEDPFLVNLIDEILKREPFIIEGLTGKVAFFNYLGSQKGNTGRASGLIETYYNRDVNDSTLVFRYDNINASLTSIGQIRWTTSDKVKPVDTRPHTLKYSNDGIFIFVALMSSLCIIITIGLLVFTKRKESHWAIKESLPYQNKLLLSGAFVTYVSVILYGFDGQFFTFNNTSIVFCFLRTVLLTLGFTVSFGTLLIRTATEVIEHFLNPKYTNVVVVFDIVVFALLLLVDALVIILWFAIDPWKKGEQILEQEGRAIFTRNKCASVAFWGYIIIVYKLLVLIVYLVAAMFRYKIYKSRATAEPSYTNIVVCITALALGIATIGCLFISNPGVQYVLVSICLISLVTVALILLFGKKAYIVWKGLPEPEKKQSERDQSSEFTEKDRGELKELRKKSSDLMGLVDKLVRERPVTVGGPLANEIRRVVGYVPGEPREGVIVLTSCKN, from the exons ATGGATGTCTTGTGGCGTtttttgtgcttgtgtgccaTCGCCATTTGTCGTGTCAAGTGTAAGAAGCCTCTCTTTGTTGGTGTTCTACTGCCTTCCAAACCGAATCCTTCCGTCTACTCGCGCCTCACAGCGCCTGCCGTCCAGCTTGCCGCCCATCACATCAATGCGTCGCCTGATATTCTACCTGACTACGAGATTGTACTTGACTTCAAAGACTCCGAA TGTAATATTGGACTGGCCGGTTATCAGCTGTACAGACTGTTGTCAGGGACTAATGAGAGAAAGGTTGCATTAATTGGTGAGGCATGTTCAACTGTGACACAACCATTAGCTCAGATCTCACAGTATTGGAATATTCCTCAA TTTAACTTTCTTTCTACTTCTCCTGCTCTTGataatacaatagtttaccCACACTATTATCATGTGTTGCCGTCTGAAGATGGTCTCAATCCAAGTCGAGCAGCGATGATGAGAAAACTTGGTTGGTCACACAGTCTCATTCTTGTGGAGCCATCTCATTTGTTTGATTTG AACGCTAAGAATCTGAGAAATGAGATGATAGACCTAGAATTATCACGACCTGAAATATTGGTGCTGTCTGATGACTTTCAGGACACCATTGAACATATCAAG GAAGAAGATGTTCGcattttgtttggtttgttttaTGAAGAGACAGGACGCCAAGCTATCTGTTCG TTGTTGAAGGCAGGTATTCATGCACCAGAGTATGTGTGGGTCTTTGTTGGTTGGTATCATGCTATTGATTGGTATCTGGATAATACTACGAACTGCACTCGGAAAGAAATGGCAGCTGCAGTGAATGGACATTTTACTGTCGATTTTGCTCAACTTAGGCCTGATCATGAACAGATTTTGCCAACAGGAAAG ACTGTTGAAGAAGTGGGAAGGGAGTTTCAGAGACAATTGAACCATTCTACTAACACACCAATCTCTGCCTCTTTCCAGCAATATAGTGCTTATGGTTATGATCTGACGGTGGCCTTAGGTTTGCTTTTTGATAAAGTGGTGAAACAATTAGTGAATCAAAATAAGACAGAAAAACTtcataattttaattatgaAGATCCATTTTTGGTGAATTTGATTGATGAGATATTGAAAAGAGAGCCTTTTATAATAGAAGGTCTAACG GGAAAGGTTGCATTCTTTAACTACTTGGGGAGCCAAAAGGGAAACACGGGTCGTGCCAGTGGACTTATTGAAACATACTACAACAGAGATG TCAATGATTCAACACTGGTGTTTCGATATGACAATATAAATGCCAGTCTTACATCAATCGGCCAAATTCGTTGGACAA CTTCTGACAAAGTCAAACCTGTTGATACAAGACCACATACATTGAAATATTCTAATGATggaatttttatttttgtggCACTTATGTCTTCACTTTGCATTATTATTACAATCGGCCTGCTGGTGTTCACTAAACGGAAAGAAAGCCATTG GGCAATCAAAGAGTCTCTACCCTATCAGAATAAATTGTTATTGAGTGGAGCTTTTGTTACATATGTGTCAGTCATTCTGTATGGATTTGATGGACAATTCTTTACATTCAATAACACGTCAATTGTCTTTTGTTTT TTACGAACAGTATTACTTACTCTTGGGTTTACTGTGTCATTTGGAACATTGCTGATAAGAACGGCTACAGAAGTTATTGAGCATTTTCTCAACCCG AAATATACAAATGTGGTGGTGGTTTTTGACATTGTGGTGTTTGCACTTCTCTTGCTTGTTGATGCTCTAGTCATTATTCTCTGGTTTGCTATTGATCCATGGAAGAAAGGAGAACAGATACTTGAA CAAGAAGGAAGAGCTATCTTTACGCGTAACAAATGTGCTTCAGTGGCATTCTGGGGTTACATCATTATTGTGTACAAGTTGCTTGTGCTGATTGTATACTTGGTGGCTGCCATGTTTCGATATAAAATTTACAAGTCAAGGGCTACAGCTGAGCCTTCATACACCAATATTGTTGTCTGCATTACAGCACTTGCTCTGGGAATTGCTACAATTGGGTGTCTGTTTATCAGCAACCCTGGAGTGCAGTATGTTTTGGTATCCATTTGTTTGATTTCACTTGTGACAGTTGCTCTTATCTTACTGTTTGGAAAAAAG GCGTACATTGTGTGGAAGGGCTTGCCTGAACCAGAAAAAAAGCAGTCAGAACGTGATCAAAGTTCTGAATTCACTGAAAAGGACCGAGGAGAGTTGAAGGAATTAAGGAAAAAGAGTAGTGATCTTATGGGTTTGGTTGACAAACTTGTGCGAGAG CGTCCTGTGACTGTTGGTGGCCCATTGGCTAATGAAATTCGACGTGTTGTGGGTTATGTTCCTGGTGAACCCAGAGAGGGTGTTATTGTACTTACTTCATGCAAGAATTAA
- the LOC134184993 gene encoding gamma-aminobutyric acid type B receptor subunit 1-like isoform X1, protein MSWQCMQMIAVTFIALSSIGAAMSANKTQLFVGVLLPSEVNEYFYSNLSVPAVEMATDHINEDKDLLPNHEIVLSVNDSRCDIGLASYQMHRLLTENTTKIALLAAGCSLVTQPIAHTSQYWNVPQLNFLSSSPALENRNVYRHYYHLLPSENGLNPGRAGLMKELGWKKSIVLVQPSDIFDLNSRDLVIEMKAYGLSRPEVLLVPDNTDFTDIIERIKELDVRILIGLLYVEKARQIICNFWNSGIGAPTYVWMLPGWYHDRDWFLQAHNTNCTESEMIEAVNGHFEFDFAQIRLDYENKILLTNKTVADVAAEFRHRISMPANMPVNKTFKSYSAYGYDAMLSIGLLLDKIVRNYSEQGMLDRINDFNYGYDDIVKLSNDFLSRKDFQFEGLTGVVRFYNLLSEDHEKREAEGHISINYVEASPNGRTTHFVAQYDNTQRKMTWLMPIPWTTNGGVQPVDSRPKTLVYSNQGVFVAIVVLTAIGITLLVGLLFFNIIWRHHWVLKNAMRLDDLVVLAAFASYTSIIVYGFDGQFYTFSDSSIVCCYLRSIFLSLSCTLFLGSLLTRTSAKALQRFVARQFEQLLVLCSTLTFGLLLTIDILLLILWSAIDPWKKEISVLEDDGRAIYIREKCSSANTWAYAFLFYKLIVVVVCAIAIVIRIKVVGKKSSVGSPYIDLLMCFLTFGLCLTIFAFTFITDPGEQYGLVSVGLLLLVTVLMCLWFIPKVHAILTGKKEDTANVNKDQHDPVVLTEVERTELRELRLRNTEQRDLLKSVILELPQSPTGQLADSVRSIMGYVPGQMLS, encoded by the exons ATGTCTTGGCAGTGCATGCAGATGATTGCTGTTACCTTCATCGCACTGTCATCTATCGGAGCTGCCATGTCGGCTAATAAAACTCAACTTTTCGTCGGCGTCCTTTTACCGTCGGAAGTCAACGAATATTTCTATTCGAATCTTTCCGTTCCagctgtcgaaatggcgacaGATCACATCAATGAGGACAAAGACCTTCTGCCCAATCATGAAATCGTTCTTTCAGTGAACGATTCTCGA tgtgatatCGGTTTAGCAAGTTATCAGATGCACAGGCTCTTGACCGAAAACACGACAAAAATTGCACTGTTGGCCGCCGGCTGTTCTCTTGTCACTCAGCCGATAGCGCATACATCACAGTACTGGAATGTCCCACAG TTAAATTTTCTTTCATCGTCACCTGCATTGGAGAACAGAAATGTGTACAGACATTATTATCACCTTCTGCCATCTGAAAATGGACTGAATCCTGGTCGAGCTGGACTGATGAAGGAGCTTGGTTGGAAAAAGTCTATCGTGCTGGTACAGCCATCAGACATCTTTGATTTG AATTCTAGAGATCTTGTAATTGAGATGAAAGCATACGGACTAAGCAGACCAGAAGTGCTACTTGTACCAGATAATACTGACTTTACAGATATAATAGAACGAATCAAG GAGCTGGATGTTCGTATTTTAATAGGACTGCTTTATGTGGAGAAAGCTCGTCAAATCATTTGTAAT TTTTGGAATAGTGGTATTGGAGCACCCACGTATGTGTGGATGTTACCTGGCTGGTACCATGATCGAGATTGGTTTCTTCAAGCACACAACACCAATTGTACTGAAAGCGAAATGATTGAAGCTGTAAACGGACATTTTGAGTTTGACTTTGCTCAAATAAGATTAGACTATGAGAACAAAATCCTACTAACAAATAAA ACTGTGGCTGATGTGGCTGCTGAATTTCGACACCGTATAAGTATGCCAGCGAATATGCCAGTGAACAAGACATTTAAGAGCTACAGTGCTTACGGATATGATGCTATGCTGTCCATTGGTTTGTTGTTGGACAAAATAGTAAGAAATTACTCAGAGCAGGGAATGTTGGACCGAATCAATGATTTTAATTATGGTTACGATGATATCGTGAAGCTGTCAAATGATTTCCTTTCAAGAAAAGACTTTCAGTTTGAGGGATTGACT GGAGTTGTTCGATTTTACAATCTTCTAAGCGAAGATCACGAAAAGAGAGAAGCTGAAGGCCACATTTCTATTAATTATGTTGAAG CATCACCTAATGGACGTACAACTCACTTTGTTGCGCAGTATGACAACACGCAACGCAAAATGACATGGCTGATGCCAATTCCGTGGACTA CAAATGGAGGTGTTCAACCTGTTGATTCTCGACCGAAGACATTGGTGTACTCTAACCAAGGAGTTTTTGTAGCCATTGTCGTTCTGACAGCCATTGGAATTACTTTATTAGTCGGTCTACTTTTTTTCAACATTATTTGGAGACACCATTG GGTGTTGAAGAATGCAATGAGATTGGACGATCTGGTTGTGCTTGCCGCCTTTGCCTCTTACACGAGCATAATTGTGTATGGATTCGACGGACAGTTTTATACGTTCAGTGATTCGTCGATTGTTTGTTGCTAT TTGCGTTCAATATTTCTATCTCTGAGCTGTACACTATTTCTTGGAAGTTTACTGACAAGAACGAGTGCTAAAGCGTTGCAACGGTTTGTGGCAAGA CAATTCGAACAGTTACTTGTTCTGTGTTCGACCTTGACGTTTGGTTTGTTGTTAACAATCGATATTTTGCTGTTGATCTTGTGGTCAGCTATTGATCCTTGGAAGAAAGAGATTTCAGTCTTGGAG GATGACGGTAGAGCGATATACATTCGTGAAAAATGCTCCAGTGCTAATACATGGGCTTATgcgtttcttttctataaGTTGATTGTGGTGGTAGTGTGTGCAATTGCGATTGTTATTCGTATCAAAGTGGTGGGCAAGAAATCGTCTGTTGGATCTCCTTATATTGACTTGCTGATGTGCTTCTTGACATTTGGATTGTGTTTGACTATTTTTGCATTTACATTCATTACTGATCCCGGTGAACAGTATGGACTTGTGTCAGTTGgtcttcttcttctggttACTGTACTTATGTGTTTGTGGTTTATCCCCAAA GTTCATGCTATTTTGACAGGAAAAAAGGAGGACACAGCAAATGTGAATAAGGACCAACATGATCCTGTTGTCTTGACAGAAGTAGAGAGAACTGAGTTGAGAGAACTGAGGTTGAGAAACACAGAACAAAGAGATCTTTTGAAAAG
- the LOC134184993 gene encoding gamma-aminobutyric acid type B receptor subunit 1-like isoform X2, whose translation MKELGWKKSIVLVQPSDIFDLNSRDLVIEMKAYGLSRPEVLLVPDNTDFTDIIERIKELDVRILIGLLYVEKARQIICNFWNSGIGAPTYVWMLPGWYHDRDWFLQAHNTNCTESEMIEAVNGHFEFDFAQIRLDYENKILLTNKTVADVAAEFRHRISMPANMPVNKTFKSYSAYGYDAMLSIGLLLDKIVRNYSEQGMLDRINDFNYGYDDIVKLSNDFLSRKDFQFEGLTGVVRFYNLLSEDHEKREAEGHISINYVEASPNGRTTHFVAQYDNTQRKMTWLMPIPWTTNGGVQPVDSRPKTLVYSNQGVFVAIVVLTAIGITLLVGLLFFNIIWRHHWVLKNAMRLDDLVVLAAFASYTSIIVYGFDGQFYTFSDSSIVCCYLRSIFLSLSCTLFLGSLLTRTSAKALQRFVARQFEQLLVLCSTLTFGLLLTIDILLLILWSAIDPWKKEISVLEDDGRAIYIREKCSSANTWAYAFLFYKLIVVVVCAIAIVIRIKVVGKKSSVGSPYIDLLMCFLTFGLCLTIFAFTFITDPGEQYGLVSVGLLLLVTVLMCLWFIPKVHAILTGKKEDTANVNKDQHDPVVLTEVERTELRELRLRNTEQRDLLKSVILELPQSPTGQLADSVRSIMGYVPGQMLS comes from the exons ATGAAGGAGCTTGGTTGGAAAAAGTCTATCGTGCTGGTACAGCCATCAGACATCTTTGATTTG AATTCTAGAGATCTTGTAATTGAGATGAAAGCATACGGACTAAGCAGACCAGAAGTGCTACTTGTACCAGATAATACTGACTTTACAGATATAATAGAACGAATCAAG GAGCTGGATGTTCGTATTTTAATAGGACTGCTTTATGTGGAGAAAGCTCGTCAAATCATTTGTAAT TTTTGGAATAGTGGTATTGGAGCACCCACGTATGTGTGGATGTTACCTGGCTGGTACCATGATCGAGATTGGTTTCTTCAAGCACACAACACCAATTGTACTGAAAGCGAAATGATTGAAGCTGTAAACGGACATTTTGAGTTTGACTTTGCTCAAATAAGATTAGACTATGAGAACAAAATCCTACTAACAAATAAA ACTGTGGCTGATGTGGCTGCTGAATTTCGACACCGTATAAGTATGCCAGCGAATATGCCAGTGAACAAGACATTTAAGAGCTACAGTGCTTACGGATATGATGCTATGCTGTCCATTGGTTTGTTGTTGGACAAAATAGTAAGAAATTACTCAGAGCAGGGAATGTTGGACCGAATCAATGATTTTAATTATGGTTACGATGATATCGTGAAGCTGTCAAATGATTTCCTTTCAAGAAAAGACTTTCAGTTTGAGGGATTGACT GGAGTTGTTCGATTTTACAATCTTCTAAGCGAAGATCACGAAAAGAGAGAAGCTGAAGGCCACATTTCTATTAATTATGTTGAAG CATCACCTAATGGACGTACAACTCACTTTGTTGCGCAGTATGACAACACGCAACGCAAAATGACATGGCTGATGCCAATTCCGTGGACTA CAAATGGAGGTGTTCAACCTGTTGATTCTCGACCGAAGACATTGGTGTACTCTAACCAAGGAGTTTTTGTAGCCATTGTCGTTCTGACAGCCATTGGAATTACTTTATTAGTCGGTCTACTTTTTTTCAACATTATTTGGAGACACCATTG GGTGTTGAAGAATGCAATGAGATTGGACGATCTGGTTGTGCTTGCCGCCTTTGCCTCTTACACGAGCATAATTGTGTATGGATTCGACGGACAGTTTTATACGTTCAGTGATTCGTCGATTGTTTGTTGCTAT TTGCGTTCAATATTTCTATCTCTGAGCTGTACACTATTTCTTGGAAGTTTACTGACAAGAACGAGTGCTAAAGCGTTGCAACGGTTTGTGGCAAGA CAATTCGAACAGTTACTTGTTCTGTGTTCGACCTTGACGTTTGGTTTGTTGTTAACAATCGATATTTTGCTGTTGATCTTGTGGTCAGCTATTGATCCTTGGAAGAAAGAGATTTCAGTCTTGGAG GATGACGGTAGAGCGATATACATTCGTGAAAAATGCTCCAGTGCTAATACATGGGCTTATgcgtttcttttctataaGTTGATTGTGGTGGTAGTGTGTGCAATTGCGATTGTTATTCGTATCAAAGTGGTGGGCAAGAAATCGTCTGTTGGATCTCCTTATATTGACTTGCTGATGTGCTTCTTGACATTTGGATTGTGTTTGACTATTTTTGCATTTACATTCATTACTGATCCCGGTGAACAGTATGGACTTGTGTCAGTTGgtcttcttcttctggttACTGTACTTATGTGTTTGTGGTTTATCCCCAAA GTTCATGCTATTTTGACAGGAAAAAAGGAGGACACAGCAAATGTGAATAAGGACCAACATGATCCTGTTGTCTTGACAGAAGTAGAGAGAACTGAGTTGAGAGAACTGAGGTTGAGAAACACAGAACAAAGAGATCTTTTGAAAAG